A part of Ictalurus furcatus strain D&B chromosome 8, Billie_1.0, whole genome shotgun sequence genomic DNA contains:
- the LOC128611748 gene encoding probable polypeptide N-acetylgalactosaminyltransferase 8, with protein MFCVVSTAKSLQLSMQKVSQSIEEQPAVEKKKPLVNKLFPNSELFKKWGDELSKEEQKDAEHLFQLYGYNVFLSDRIPLNRTIPDTRDFRCATKVYPEQLPSLSVVLIYLNEALSILKRAIHSIIDRTPAHLLKEIILVDDHSTNDDLKEKLGEFIDQVHQQRPGLLKKVSHRKKLGLTQARISGWKAAVGDVVAILDAHIEVHKQWAEPLLARIKADRTVLLSPVFDRVEYDTLEVKPYFANAHAFDWQLWCMYESFRPDWYQLEDPSKPGKSPSVMGILVADRKFFGEIGGLDKGMEIYGGENVELGIRVWLCGGSIEIIPCSKIAHIERAHKPYAPDLAEPMRRNALRVAEIWMDEYKKNVYVSWNLPLKDHGIDIGNVTERKKLRKQLKCKPFSWYLKNVYPELDTWDDLLGYGTIQSGLLENNCIDQGPVPGSVPVLYQCHFLSPQHCYYKSNGELYIGGIKSHTYSNNRCLVDPGEGNTPTLHDCKIAKEKGLNMHWDFKQGHAIKNKGTRKCLEIAQGEDSFYQLVLQACSGQKWRIQHVIKEF; from the exons ATGTTCTGTGTTGTTTCCACAGCTAAATCTTTGCAGCTGAGCATGCAGAAAGTCTCACAATCTATCGAAGAGCAGCCGGCAGTGGAGAAGAAGAAGCCACTGGTCAACAAGTTGTTCCCAAACTCAGAGCTGTTCAAGAAGTGGGGTGATGAGCTGTCTAAGGAGGAACAGAAGGATGCCGAGCACTTGTTTCAGCTTTACGGCTACAACGTGTTTCTCAGTGACCGAATCCCTCTGAACAGGACAATACCGGACACCCGAGACTTCAG GTGTGCTACGAAGGTGTATCCGGAGCAGCTCCCGTCGCTCAGTGTGGTTCTGATCTACCTGAACGAGGCTCTGTCGATCTtaaagagagccatacacagcATCATTGACAGAACGCCTGCTCACCTGCTGAAGGAGATCATACTGGTGGACGATCACAGCACTAATG ATGATCTGAAGGAAAAACTTGGTGAATTTATTGACCAAGTTCATCAACAGAGGCCAGGATTACTTAAGAAAGTGAGCCACAGAAAGAAACTGGGGCTGACACAAGCTCGTATTTCAGGATGGAAAGCAGCTGTCGGCGATGTGGTGGCCATTTTGGATGCCCACATTGAGGTGCATAAGCAATG GGCAGAACCGCTGCTGGCCAGAATCAAAGCGGACAGGACGGTGTTGCTGTCTCCGGTGTTTGATCGGGTGGAGTACGACACACTTGAAGTGAAGCCGTACTTTGCAAATGCCCATGCCTTCGACTGGCAGCTGTGGTGCATGTACGAGTCCTTCAGGCCAGATTGGTATCAACTTGAAGACCCGTCCAAACCTGGGAA GAGCCCTTCCGTCATGGGAATCCTCGTGGCTGATCGAAAATTCTTTGGAGAAATTGGAGGTTTGGACAAAGGAATGGAAATTTATGGAGGCGAGAACGTCGAGCTCGGAATACGA gtTTGGCTTTGTGGAGGAAGCATTGAAATCATCCCGTGCTCAAAGATCGCTCATATAGAGAGAGCACACAAGCCCTACGCACCAGATCTAGCCGAGCCCATGAGAAGAAATGCGCTAAGGGTGGCTGAAatctggatggatgaatataagaaaaatgtttatgtaagCTGGAATCTCCCTCTGAAG GATCATGGAATTGATATTGGGAACGTGACTGAAAGAAAGAAGCTGAGAAAACAACTTAAATGTAAGCCCTTTAGCTGGTATCTGAAGAACGTGTATCCTGAGTTAGACACCTGGGATGATCTACTTGGCTACGGCACA ATACAGAGTGGCCTCTTAGAGAATAACTGCATTGATCAGGGTCCTGTTCCAGGCAGTGTCCCTGTCCTCTATCAGTGTCATTTCCTAAGCCCTCAG CACTGTTACTATAAGAGTAATGGGGAACTCTACATCGGAGGCATCAAATCTCACACGTACAGTAATAATCGCTGCCTGGTGGATCCTGGTGAgggaaacacaccaacactgcATGACTGTAAAATAGCCAAGGAGAAAGGATTAAATATGCACTGGGACTTCAAACAG GGTCatgcaataaaaaacaaaggcaCACGCAAATGTCTTGAGATTGCCCAAGGAGAGGATTCATTTTACCAACTTGTCCTTCAAGCCTGCAGTGGGCAAAAGTGGAGAATACAACACGTCATTAAAGAGTTTTAA
- the ndufa9a gene encoding NADH dehydrogenase [ubiquinone] 1 alpha subcomplex subunit 9, mitochondrial, whose protein sequence is MAAVVWVSRPVSVLPRLSSACSPAVLAAGPIAIQHRQIHHALIPKGKGGRSSFSGVAATVFGATGFLGRYVVNRLGRIGSQIVIPHRCDQYDLMYLRPMGDLGQIIFMEWDVKDKESIKRAIAHSNVVINLVGREWETSNYKYEDVFVTIPQQIAKASREAGVSKFIHVSHLNADIRSPSKYLRNKAVGETVVRDEFPDAIIMKPSELFGREDRFFNHFANMRWFGKAIPLIAMGKKTVKQPCHVVDVAKAIVNAIKDPDANGKTYALVGPNRYLLHDLVEYVYAVAHRPFVAYPMPRPLYHLVVRFFEMNPFEPWTTRDKVDRFHLTDMQYPDLPGFEDLGITPSSVEQKAIEVLRRHRRFRFLEAELSETKPAKTVPY, encoded by the exons ATGGCGGCTGTCGTTTGGGTTAGCCGTCCTGTGAGTGTCCTTCCCAGGCTTTCCA GTGCCTGCTCTCCTGCGGTGCTGGCTGCTGGGCCTATTGCAATCCAGCACAGACAGATCCACCATGCCCTCATCCCTAAAGGCAAAGGGGGTCGTTCCTCATTCAGCGGAGTAGCGGCCACCGTGTTCGGGGCCACTGGCTTTCTGGGCCGATATGTTGTCAATCGACTTG GACGGATCGGCTCTCAGATCGTGATTCCCCACCGATGTGACCAGTATGATCTCATGTACCTCAGACCCATGGGCGATCTTGGCCAGATCATCTTCATG GAGTGGGATGTGAAGGATAAGGAATCAATCAAAAGAGCAATAGCTCATTCAAATGTTGTGATCAACTTGGTGGGAAGAGAGTGGGAGACCAG CAACTACAAGTACGAGGACGTGTTCGTGACTATCCCTCAGCAGATTGCAAAGGCGTCACGGGAAGCTGGAGTCTCAAAATTCATCCACGTCTCGCACCTCAACGCAGACATCCGCAGCCCGTCAAAATACCTGAGAAATAAG GCTGTCGGGGAGACGGTTGTGAGGGATGAGTTCCCAGATGCCATCATCATGAAGCCGTCGGAGTTGTTCGGAAGAGAAGATCGCTTTTTCAACCACTTTGCTA acATGCGTTGGTTTGGCAAGGCCATCCCTCTGATAGCAATGGGAAAGAAAACAGTTAAGCAGCCTTGTCAC GTGGTGGATGTGGCCAAGGCCATTGTTAATGCCATTAAAGATCCTGATGCCAACGGCAAAACATACGCATTAGTAGG GCCTAACCGCTACCTACTCCATGACCTGGTGGAGTATGTGTACGCTGTTGCCCACAGACCATTTGTGGCATACCCCATGCCACGCCCTCTGTATCA tctCGTTGTCAGATTCTTTGAGATGAATCCCTTTGAGCCGTGGACGACACGTGACAAAGTGGACCGG tTCCATTTAACAGACATGCAGTACCCTGACCTGCCAGGCTTTGAGGACTTGGGCATAACTCCTTCCTCTGTGGAGCAGAAAGCCATCGAGGTCTTGCGCCGTCATCGCCGTTTCCGCTTCCTGGAGGCCGAGCTGAGCGAGACCAAGCCTGCCAAAACAGTCCCATATTGA